One Pararhizobium capsulatum DSM 1112 DNA segment encodes these proteins:
- a CDS encoding glutaredoxin domain-containing protein, protein MLSDAVTRNERPEISVYWKPGCSSCLKTKEFVEEQGVDFESVNVLEDEDAMQEIFASGLRSIPAVRFRDKYVYAQNLDDIAALLGVSRSHKRLENAALFERWDVLLIKLRRIVGKFDEAHLQERVIPFRDRSVRELAIHVGQIVHAFVGQMVEELIEIKPVHGYVDPDIVTKADILAHLERTHRALQAWREKGGDQSLPERMQTYYGNQPTSQVIERGVWHCAQHARQLDIITAGRLGAELEIGPELYAGLPLPKRLWV, encoded by the coding sequence ATGTTGTCTGATGCAGTGACCCGAAACGAGCGGCCGGAAATTTCTGTCTATTGGAAGCCGGGATGTTCAAGCTGCCTCAAAACGAAAGAATTCGTTGAGGAGCAGGGTGTTGATTTCGAATCTGTAAATGTCCTGGAAGACGAGGACGCCATGCAGGAAATCTTTGCTTCGGGACTTCGAAGCATCCCTGCTGTCCGTTTCCGCGACAAATACGTCTACGCACAGAACCTTGATGACATCGCTGCGCTCCTCGGCGTTTCACGCAGCCACAAGAGGCTGGAGAATGCCGCTCTCTTCGAGCGGTGGGACGTACTCTTGATAAAGCTGCGCCGGATCGTCGGCAAATTCGACGAGGCGCACCTGCAGGAAAGAGTAATCCCCTTCCGAGATCGCTCCGTACGTGAATTAGCGATCCATGTCGGACAGATTGTGCATGCCTTTGTTGGGCAGATGGTGGAAGAGCTCATTGAGATCAAACCAGTCCACGGCTACGTCGATCCGGACATCGTCACGAAGGCGGACATTCTCGCCCATCTCGAAAGGACACACCGCGCGTTACAGGCGTGGCGTGAGAAGGGCGGGGACCAATCTCTACCCGAACGGATGCAGACCTATTACGGCAACCAACCCACAAGCCAGGTCATCGAGCGCGGCGTCTGGCACTGCGCTCAGCATGCGCGGCAGCTCGACATCATCACCGCAGGGCGACTCGGCGCCGAACTTGAGATCGGGCCGGAACTCTATGCCGGTCTTCCGCTGCCAAAGCGCCTTTGGGTCTGA
- a CDS encoding MmgE/PrpD family protein produces the protein MLENDTGSIAPGAALAERIADVLAVLRLDNIPMEAREIAVNDLIDMAGLCVATRDADYIRVLIEASDDAGKCTAIGHARGFDAATAALINGTATHGEDFDDTLEGAPIRVGAMVLPAVLAAAQRFERSGADTLKGIVAGLEMVCRFNTIVPGAIHKAGFHPVGIIGALGATAGVGVTLGLDRKQLTDAFGIAGSFASGIGEFLTEGAWTKRLHPGWAAQSGYRAALLGRAGFFGPRTVFDGPRNVFKVFSQSAPADRHAVIAGLGEKWLMQAIAFKPYACGTMIHPFIDCMLRLRETGIDADSIVSIESETSEGLVDRLWEPLAAKYRPPSGYAAKFSMPFCMAVAFLEGDAGLEQFSDAKAADSRVLELAGKIRYVIDSANEYPKNYTGHIRASLRDGTEIEFRQPHFRGGVREPLTRDQLIGKFRGNIAHGRGSIEYGQALLDFCLNIAKHKDLSVGLAGIGLCGESA, from the coding sequence TTGCTAGAAAACGATACTGGTTCGATCGCGCCGGGGGCTGCGCTCGCTGAGCGCATCGCCGACGTGCTGGCCGTGCTTCGGCTCGACAATATCCCCATGGAGGCGCGGGAGATCGCGGTTAACGATCTCATCGACATGGCGGGCCTTTGCGTCGCCACCCGTGACGCCGATTACATCCGTGTGCTGATAGAGGCGAGCGATGATGCAGGCAAATGCACCGCCATCGGTCATGCTCGCGGTTTCGACGCGGCCACCGCCGCCCTCATCAACGGCACCGCCACACATGGGGAGGATTTCGATGATACTCTGGAAGGTGCACCTATCCGCGTCGGCGCGATGGTGCTGCCCGCCGTTCTCGCTGCCGCGCAGCGCTTCGAACGAAGCGGCGCCGACACGCTAAAAGGAATTGTCGCCGGCCTCGAAATGGTCTGCCGCTTCAATACCATTGTGCCCGGCGCGATCCACAAGGCGGGTTTCCATCCGGTTGGGATTATCGGCGCGCTGGGCGCGACAGCTGGGGTAGGGGTCACACTTGGGCTCGACCGCAAACAACTGACGGACGCCTTTGGCATCGCCGGCAGCTTCGCTTCCGGAATTGGCGAATTCCTTACGGAGGGTGCATGGACCAAGCGTCTTCATCCCGGGTGGGCCGCCCAGTCCGGCTATCGTGCAGCGTTGCTCGGTAGGGCCGGTTTTTTCGGGCCTCGCACGGTTTTCGACGGACCGCGCAACGTCTTCAAGGTGTTCAGTCAGTCGGCGCCTGCCGACCGACACGCGGTCATCGCAGGTTTGGGCGAGAAATGGCTAATGCAGGCCATCGCCTTCAAACCATATGCTTGCGGCACGATGATCCACCCTTTTATAGATTGCATGTTGCGGTTGCGCGAAACCGGTATCGACGCGGATTCAATCGTCTCGATCGAATCCGAAACAAGTGAGGGTCTTGTGGACCGCCTTTGGGAGCCATTGGCGGCGAAGTATCGGCCTCCTTCCGGCTACGCAGCAAAATTCAGCATGCCCTTTTGCATGGCGGTGGCGTTCTTGGAAGGTGACGCGGGGCTTGAACAGTTCAGTGACGCCAAGGCGGCTGATTCCCGGGTACTCGAGCTCGCTGGCAAGATCCGCTACGTCATCGACTCCGCAAACGAATATCCGAAAAACTATACTGGCCATATCCGCGCCAGTCTTCGGGACGGCACTGAAATCGAATTTCGCCAGCCACACTTTCGGGGCGGCGTGCGCGAACCGTTGACACGTGACCAGTTGATCGGAAAGTTCCGTGGAAATATTGCCCATGGCCGCGGTTCTATCGAATACGGACAGGCACTGCTTGATTTCTGCCTGAATATCGCGAAGCATAAAGACCTGTCTGTGGGTCTTGCAGGGATCGGTCTGTGTGGAGAATCCGCTTGA
- a CDS encoding ABC transporter ATP-binding protein, translating into MATIELDQVDKHYGAYHALRNISFDIADGEFVVLVGPSGCGKSTLLRSLAGLEDITGGTIKLGGHRVDNIAAKDRDVAMVFQNYALYPHMTVRENMAFALKLRGENLADRNAKVDKAADMLRLTPYLDRYPKALSGGQRQRVAMGRAMVRNPRAFFFDEPLSNLDAALRVDMRSEIKALHQRLGATSVYVTHDQIEAMTMADRIVVLRDGKVEQIGAPLELYDRPANTFVAGFIGSPAMNMLPATIDLSVNSARLADGSALPLPHGTRATTGQEVIYGVRPDQWIMSHGDRGVPATVELIEPTGAEILLAAQLAGKRVLCAFRERHALKPGDTIRLDVDPAAAHVFDKQTDQRIAF; encoded by the coding sequence ATGGCAACGATCGAGCTTGACCAGGTCGACAAGCATTACGGCGCCTATCACGCCCTGCGCAATATCTCGTTCGATATAGCCGACGGCGAGTTCGTCGTCCTGGTCGGACCCTCCGGCTGCGGCAAATCCACGCTGCTGCGATCACTTGCGGGGCTTGAGGACATCACCGGCGGCACGATCAAGCTGGGCGGACATCGCGTCGACAACATCGCCGCCAAGGACCGTGACGTGGCGATGGTGTTCCAGAACTACGCTCTCTATCCGCATATGACTGTTCGGGAGAACATGGCCTTCGCACTGAAATTGCGAGGCGAAAACCTTGCGGATCGCAACGCCAAGGTTGACAAGGCTGCCGATATGTTGCGGCTTACGCCCTATCTCGACCGATATCCGAAAGCTCTCTCCGGAGGCCAGCGGCAGCGTGTCGCCATGGGGCGCGCAATGGTTCGAAACCCAAGGGCGTTCTTTTTCGACGAGCCGCTTTCGAACCTGGACGCCGCATTGCGCGTAGATATGCGTTCGGAGATCAAAGCTCTTCACCAGCGCCTTGGCGCTACTTCAGTGTATGTCACCCATGACCAGATTGAAGCCATGACAATGGCGGACCGCATCGTCGTGCTTCGCGACGGCAAGGTGGAGCAGATCGGCGCGCCACTGGAGCTTTACGACAGACCCGCAAACACCTTCGTCGCCGGTTTCATCGGATCGCCGGCAATGAACATGCTGCCGGCCACAATCGATCTCTCTGTGAACTCAGCGCGGCTCGCTGACGGGTCGGCCCTTCCCCTTCCACACGGCACGCGAGCGACGACCGGCCAGGAGGTGATATACGGGGTTCGTCCTGACCAGTGGATCATGTCGCATGGCGATCGGGGCGTGCCGGCGACTGTCGAGTTGATCGAGCCGACGGGGGCAGAAATTCTCCTGGCAGCCCAATTGGCGGGCAAACGGGTCTTGTGCGCCTTTCGCGAGCGCCACGCGCTGAAGCCAGGCGACACGATACGGCTCGACGTCGATCCTGCCGCGGCTCATGTGTTCGACAAGCAAACCGACCAAAGAATCGCGTTCTGA
- a CDS encoding SDR family NAD(P)-dependent oxidoreductase, translated as MYLRKLDLSGRVAVVTGAGRNIGYACADALSEAGAHLVLTDVDEELGQSAVSKLAAMGRKAEFVRLDVTDSGETDRVAAAIATKLGRVDILVANAGIAAHSPAEEMSDADWLRVANVNLNGVFWSNRAFGNLMLKAGKGSIVNIGSMSGIIANRPQPQAGYNASKGAVHMLTKSLAAEWAERGVRVNAVAPTYIATDMTRTAVETTGWDREWMDMTPMKRMGEVEEIASVVLFLASDAASLMTGSIVVADAGYTSW; from the coding sequence ATGTACCTGCGCAAGTTGGATCTCAGCGGAAGGGTCGCGGTCGTCACCGGCGCGGGGCGCAACATCGGCTATGCCTGCGCCGATGCCCTATCGGAAGCCGGCGCACATCTCGTATTGACTGATGTTGACGAAGAGCTCGGTCAATCGGCCGTCTCTAAGCTCGCCGCGATGGGGCGAAAGGCCGAATTCGTTCGTCTCGACGTAACCGATTCCGGAGAAACCGACCGCGTCGCGGCGGCGATCGCGACCAAGCTTGGTCGCGTGGACATCCTGGTGGCCAATGCCGGCATCGCTGCGCACAGCCCGGCGGAGGAGATGTCCGATGCGGACTGGCTGAGGGTCGCAAACGTGAACCTTAACGGTGTGTTCTGGAGCAATCGCGCCTTCGGAAACCTGATGCTGAAGGCGGGCAAGGGCTCGATCGTCAATATCGGTTCGATGTCTGGCATTATCGCCAACCGGCCGCAGCCGCAGGCCGGTTACAACGCCTCAAAGGGTGCCGTTCACATGCTGACGAAGTCCCTTGCAGCCGAATGGGCCGAGCGAGGCGTCCGCGTCAACGCCGTCGCGCCAACCTATATCGCGACCGACATGACGAGGACCGCCGTGGAGACAACCGGATGGGACAGGGAGTGGATGGACATGACGCCGATGAAGCGCATGGGCGAGGTCGAGGAAATTGCGTCTGTCGTTCTGTTCCTGGCCTCCGATGCCGCCAGCCTGATGACCGGCAGCATCGTCGTTGCGGATGCAGGATACACCTCATGGTGA
- a CDS encoding NAD(P)-dependent alcohol dehydrogenase, with amino-acid sequence MRSLVLERKDELRIRDLDPKEALGPTDVRIAIKTVGVCGSDVHYYTHGAIGPFVVREPMILGHEAAGIIEEVGSAVQNLKVGDRVCMEPGIPDSQSRASRLGLYNLDPAVRFWATPPVHGVLRPSVVHPAAFTFKLPDNVSYAAGAMVEPLAVGFHAVSKAKLTPGAIALVTGAGPIGMVTAIAALSAGCAKVIVTDVVDEKLAVARKLGPAVMTVNVRSQDLKSVIARETDGWGVDVVFECSGAAEVIADTLHHSCPGGAVVFVGMPLKPVPLDIVIAQTKELRIEHVFRYAHVYPRIVALLGSNQINVDALITDTYAFEDSIEAFDYAVRPKPSSVKIQIELGT; translated from the coding sequence ATGAGATCGCTCGTTCTCGAACGCAAAGACGAACTGCGCATTCGCGACCTGGACCCGAAGGAGGCGCTCGGTCCCACCGACGTGCGCATTGCCATCAAGACAGTGGGCGTCTGTGGATCGGACGTTCACTACTACACCCACGGCGCGATCGGCCCCTTCGTTGTACGTGAGCCGATGATCCTCGGCCATGAAGCCGCCGGCATCATCGAAGAGGTCGGCAGCGCTGTCCAGAACCTGAAAGTGGGCGACCGCGTCTGCATGGAGCCCGGCATTCCCGACTCGCAAAGCCGCGCGTCGCGGCTAGGTCTCTACAATCTCGATCCCGCGGTGCGCTTCTGGGCGACGCCGCCCGTGCATGGCGTGCTGAGACCGAGCGTGGTCCACCCGGCGGCCTTCACCTTCAAGCTTCCGGACAATGTTTCCTATGCCGCTGGCGCCATGGTCGAGCCGCTGGCTGTGGGCTTTCATGCAGTCTCCAAGGCAAAGCTGACACCTGGCGCGATCGCGCTGGTCACGGGTGCCGGGCCGATTGGCATGGTGACCGCGATCGCGGCGTTGTCGGCCGGTTGCGCCAAAGTCATCGTTACCGATGTTGTCGACGAAAAGCTCGCCGTAGCGCGCAAACTCGGGCCTGCCGTCATGACCGTCAATGTCCGATCACAGGACCTGAAGAGTGTGATCGCCCGCGAAACCGACGGCTGGGGCGTCGATGTCGTTTTCGAATGCTCCGGCGCGGCCGAGGTGATCGCAGACACGTTGCACCACAGTTGCCCCGGCGGAGCCGTCGTCTTTGTCGGCATGCCCCTGAAGCCGGTCCCGCTCGATATCGTCATCGCCCAGACGAAGGAACTGCGCATCGAACACGTGTTCCGCTACGCCCATGTCTACCCGCGCATCGTCGCGCTCTTGGGATCGAACCAGATCAATGTCGATGCGCTGATCACCGATACCTACGCCTTCGAGGATTCTATCGAAGCATTCGATTACGCCGTGAGACCGAAGCCGTCTTCCGTAAAAATCCAGATCGAGCTTGGGACGTAG
- a CDS encoding DUF2160 family membrane protein has product MAGSQPRKTQRDGFLPIRTNGFDRGFISVVILILVHLLWMRFLEGLLPLWVATVLCLALAVFIIRKG; this is encoded by the coding sequence ATGGCTGGGTCTCAACCCCGAAAAACCCAACGCGACGGGTTCCTGCCGATCCGAACGAACGGCTTCGACAGGGGTTTCATCTCGGTCGTGATCCTGATCCTGGTGCATCTTCTCTGGATGCGTTTCCTAGAGGGTCTGTTGCCGCTATGGGTGGCGACGGTGCTCTGCCTGGCGCTGGCCGTATTCATAATCCGAAAGGGCTGA
- a CDS encoding carbohydrate ABC transporter permease, with product MRRSGIASFVLWICLTILTLLPVWWMLVVSMRPRVKLYSKSFLIDDLYWDNFLAVLNSSTFLQYLWNSMIVATSNAAMVCALGLLAAFGLSRYKISGGDNVFFWLITNRMAPPAVFLLPLFLLFTKWFVFGDFMLFDTKIGLILLYCVFNLPFAIWLLKGMLDGIPLELDEAARVDGATTSQVLLHVILPLARPGLAVTFILTWIFAWNEYLFAATLTSSAGARTVTTALAEYVSVTGTNWGEMAAMAFLTTLPALIVLGFVQKHIVTGLTFGALKG from the coding sequence ATGAGACGCTCCGGTATAGCCTCTTTCGTCCTTTGGATATGTCTGACGATTCTGACGTTGCTTCCGGTCTGGTGGATGCTGGTCGTTTCGATGCGCCCTCGCGTGAAGCTTTATTCCAAGTCATTCCTCATCGACGATCTTTACTGGGATAATTTCCTGGCGGTGCTGAACAGCTCGACCTTCTTGCAGTATCTCTGGAATTCGATGATCGTGGCGACATCGAACGCAGCGATGGTGTGTGCCCTCGGCCTGCTCGCGGCGTTCGGACTGTCGCGTTACAAGATCAGCGGCGGTGACAACGTGTTTTTTTGGTTGATCACCAACCGCATGGCGCCGCCAGCCGTGTTTCTGCTGCCGCTCTTCCTGCTGTTCACCAAGTGGTTCGTGTTCGGCGATTTCATGCTGTTCGACACGAAGATCGGCCTCATCCTGCTCTATTGCGTCTTCAACCTGCCCTTCGCCATCTGGCTCTTGAAAGGCATGCTCGACGGGATTCCGCTGGAGCTGGACGAAGCGGCGCGGGTGGACGGTGCGACAACCAGCCAGGTGCTGTTGCACGTCATCCTGCCGCTGGCTCGGCCGGGGTTGGCCGTCACCTTCATCCTGACCTGGATTTTCGCCTGGAACGAGTACCTGTTCGCAGCAACCCTGACGTCGTCGGCTGGCGCCAGGACGGTTACGACAGCGCTCGCGGAATATGTCTCGGTCACCGGAACGAACTGGGGCGAGATGGCGGCGATGGCGTTCCTGACCACGCTCCCGGCCCTGATCGTGCTCGGCTTCGTCCAGAAGCACATCGTCACCGGCCTGACGTTTGGCGCATTGAAAGGGTAA
- a CDS encoding carbohydrate ABC transporter permease, with protein sequence MRQSNIGWLFLAPATLILFVIGFIPFIYILYVGFFDWNTNAVDPTLRWAGLQNYRSLVFDTTFLNSLTRTLVFAFFVVVSELLLGYVLARALMADRLWGRQFFRTIHTLPIVVAPIAVGATWRLLCVPGFGIVPYYLKLWFGIDYNIATNSYHAFATAIVMDLWHWTPFVTLSLMAGLTALPKEPLEQAQIDGGNKLQIFWYVIVPMLKPVLLTTVFIRLMDALRSVDEIWMLTKGGPAEATRFIGLHIWINVFPKTDYGYGAAMSLLTLYVTIVLSWLLFVAMTGRKGGAQ encoded by the coding sequence ATGAGACAATCCAACATCGGATGGCTGTTTCTAGCACCAGCCACGCTAATCCTGTTCGTTATCGGGTTCATTCCCTTCATCTACATTCTCTATGTCGGCTTCTTCGACTGGAATACCAACGCAGTCGATCCAACCCTGCGCTGGGCCGGCCTTCAGAATTATCGTAGCCTGGTTTTTGACACGACCTTCCTGAACTCGCTTACCCGCACGCTGGTTTTTGCCTTCTTCGTCGTTGTGAGCGAACTTTTGTTAGGTTACGTCCTGGCCCGCGCGCTGATGGCAGACCGTCTGTGGGGCCGGCAGTTCTTTCGCACGATCCACACACTGCCGATCGTCGTCGCACCCATTGCAGTCGGTGCTACCTGGCGGCTGCTTTGCGTTCCGGGCTTCGGCATCGTGCCCTACTACCTGAAACTGTGGTTCGGCATCGACTACAACATCGCGACTAATTCCTATCATGCCTTCGCCACAGCGATCGTCATGGACCTGTGGCACTGGACGCCGTTCGTCACGCTGTCGCTCATGGCTGGATTGACCGCCTTACCGAAAGAGCCGCTCGAACAGGCACAGATCGACGGCGGCAACAAACTGCAGATTTTCTGGTACGTGATCGTGCCGATGTTGAAGCCGGTGCTGCTGACAACCGTCTTCATCCGGCTGATGGACGCGTTGCGCTCTGTCGACGAAATCTGGATGTTGACCAAGGGCGGTCCGGCCGAGGCGACCCGCTTCATCGGCCTTCATATCTGGATCAACGTCTTTCCGAAGACCGATTACGGCTACGGCGCGGCCATGTCCCTTCTAACGCTTTACGTCACGATCGTTCTGAGCTGGCTGCTGTTCGTCGCCATGACCGGCCGCAAAGGAGGGGCACAATGA
- a CDS encoding extracellular solute-binding protein: MNSFVKAVGVGIISLGLWSSTALAQDSWWKTAAQPYQGAIIRGVSESTPASKYVEQVLGPKFTEETGIKVEFEATSWDQMYDKAIKDMEANTGIYDFVYIEQDIVYTYLARNFLVDITKSLAENAKIASPDFKPENFTTFLNYFKDPKSGDVMGVPMEAFIKPYLYRKDLFDDPAIQKAYKDSTGADLKPATTHEEYTQVAKFFTEYGADKELWGTTVQASSSHPAAFYEFFESVAPTFGVYNWGIDGTTFAATEANGGQMNSAAAKKALNYWIDLLKYAPPESTSSTWDEVAGTFAAGRAAQGLVYGENAAWIATDETKSTVVGKVGVALPPVEAGVMEAAEAGKGYIGYYDGGAFGIPHSSKNKDASLLFLQYIGQASVQTDWALAGSRIVMNSTYDDPKIVDQDKKMNGYYTLMREDGKLFAGAPPFPFHSQVLQVAAPFIYKAIVGEIKPDDALDQAATAAEAELVKLGYRK; this comes from the coding sequence ATGAACAGTTTCGTCAAAGCCGTGGGCGTCGGCATCATCTCGCTTGGCCTTTGGAGCTCGACCGCTCTTGCGCAGGATTCCTGGTGGAAGACTGCCGCTCAACCCTATCAGGGCGCGATCATCCGGGGCGTCTCGGAATCGACCCCAGCGTCGAAATATGTCGAGCAGGTGCTCGGTCCGAAATTCACAGAAGAGACCGGCATCAAGGTCGAATTTGAGGCAACATCTTGGGACCAGATGTACGACAAGGCGATCAAGGATATGGAAGCCAATACCGGCATCTATGACTTCGTCTATATCGAGCAGGACATCGTATATACGTATCTGGCCCGCAACTTCCTCGTCGATATCACCAAGTCGCTCGCCGAAAATGCAAAGATCGCTTCGCCGGACTTCAAGCCAGAGAATTTCACCACGTTCCTGAACTATTTCAAGGATCCGAAGTCGGGCGATGTGATGGGTGTTCCCATGGAAGCATTCATCAAGCCTTACCTCTACCGCAAGGATCTCTTCGATGATCCGGCGATCCAGAAAGCCTACAAGGATTCCACCGGTGCGGATCTGAAGCCTGCAACGACGCATGAAGAGTATACCCAGGTCGCTAAGTTCTTTACCGAATACGGCGCAGACAAGGAGCTCTGGGGGACCACCGTACAGGCCTCGTCGAGCCATCCCGCCGCCTTCTACGAATTCTTCGAGTCGGTAGCGCCAACCTTCGGCGTTTACAACTGGGGCATCGATGGCACCACCTTCGCGGCCACCGAAGCGAACGGCGGCCAGATGAACTCCGCCGCCGCGAAAAAGGCGCTTAACTACTGGATCGATCTGCTGAAATATGCACCGCCGGAATCGACGTCGTCCACTTGGGATGAGGTTGCCGGGACGTTTGCCGCAGGCCGCGCGGCCCAAGGTCTCGTCTACGGTGAAAACGCTGCCTGGATTGCGACCGACGAAACCAAATCGACCGTCGTCGGTAAGGTTGGCGTGGCACTGCCTCCGGTCGAGGCGGGTGTCATGGAAGCAGCCGAAGCCGGCAAGGGTTATATCGGCTACTACGATGGTGGCGCTTTCGGCATCCCGCATTCGTCCAAGAACAAGGACGCCTCGCTGCTCTTCCTGCAGTATATCGGGCAGGCTTCCGTGCAGACCGACTGGGCGCTGGCCGGCTCCCGCATCGTCATGAACTCGACCTACGATGATCCAAAGATCGTCGATCAGGACAAGAAGATGAACGGCTATTACACGCTGATGCGTGAGGATGGAAAGCTGTTCGCGGGTGCTCCGCCGTTCCCGTTCCACTCGCAAGTTCTGCAGGTGGCCGCGCCGTTCATCTACAAAGCGATCGTCGGTGAGATCAAGCCGGACGATGCGCTGGACCAGGCCGCGACCGCCGCCGAAGCTGAACTTGTGAAGCTCGGCTACCGCAAGTAA
- a CDS encoding AraC family transcriptional regulator, whose amino-acid sequence MSVISPTVARFEYVLTGADESFLWRRDDYPWERNVWNFHPEVEIHYIPNASGVLLAGDHVGAFTPGHISVIGSNLPHDWVTPLGPDERIPGRDIVIQFLPAKLEQASTFLPELAGLHDFLSRAQRGLSFKGQAREQAEGLILDMEFQTGSVRLSTFLSLLSLLRDTDESDTLSSEAYVPDLSYGSLEALQQVFAYLFANLSEDIRLPDVARMVGMSDSAFSRFFKKNSGHSFTDHVNKLRIWKAGQLLTDTSMPITDICFEVGYRNLSNFNRVFLRHHNLTPTRYRKLSTNRRTVPFLQTATDHMRVR is encoded by the coding sequence ATGTCAGTTATTTCACCGACGGTCGCGAGATTTGAATATGTCCTGACGGGCGCGGACGAGTCCTTCCTGTGGCGCCGCGACGACTATCCATGGGAACGCAACGTCTGGAATTTCCACCCAGAGGTGGAGATCCACTATATTCCCAACGCCAGCGGCGTCCTGCTTGCAGGGGATCATGTCGGCGCGTTCACGCCAGGCCATATTTCCGTTATCGGCAGCAACCTACCGCACGACTGGGTGACGCCGCTCGGACCGGATGAGCGCATTCCAGGACGCGACATCGTCATCCAGTTTCTGCCGGCCAAACTTGAGCAGGCTTCGACCTTCCTGCCGGAGCTGGCGGGGTTGCATGACTTTCTCAGCCGCGCGCAGCGGGGGCTCTCCTTCAAGGGGCAGGCGCGGGAACAGGCGGAGGGGCTGATACTCGACATGGAGTTCCAGACCGGCTCCGTGCGGCTTTCGACCTTCTTGTCATTGCTCTCGCTGCTGCGGGACACTGACGAGTCCGATACCTTATCTTCAGAGGCTTATGTGCCAGACCTGAGCTATGGCTCGCTCGAAGCCCTGCAGCAGGTCTTCGCGTATCTCTTTGCCAATCTGTCGGAGGACATCCGGTTGCCGGACGTAGCTCGCATGGTTGGCATGAGTGACAGCGCTTTCTCGCGATTTTTCAAGAAAAACAGTGGCCACAGCTTCACCGACCACGTCAACAAGCTTCGTATCTGGAAGGCGGGTCAGCTGTTGACCGATACCTCTATGCCGATAACGGACATCTGCTTCGAGGTGGGCTATCGTAATCTTTCCAATTTCAATCGGGTGTTTCTGCGCCACCACAACTTAACACCGACACGATACCGAAAACTCTCCACCAACCGCAGAACCGTTCCGTTCCTCCAGACAGCGACAGACCATATGCGTGTGCGGTGA